Within Streptomyces roseirectus, the genomic segment CTGCGCACGCTGGCCGGCCAGCGGAGGATGGCCGTCGTCAACGCCATGACGGCCGACGAGCACCCCACCCAGGCGGTGGCCGACCTCGCCACGCTGCTCAGGCACTTCGGGCGGATCGAAGGACTGCGGATCTGCTACCTCGGCGAGGGCAACAACACCGCCGCCGCCCTGGCCCTCACCCTGACCAGGTTCAAGGGCGTCCACCTCGAACTGCGCACCCCGCCCGGCTACGGCCTCAGCCCCGCGACACTGCGCCGCGCGACGGAGAACGCCGCGCGCAGCGGCGCGACCCTGGTGGAACGCCACTCCATGGACGAACGGCCGGCCGGCTTCGACGTCCTCTACACCACCCGGTGGCAGACCACGGGGACGAGCAAGGCGGACCCCGACTGGCGGCGCGCCTTCGCGCCCTTCCAGGTCACCTCCGCCCTGTGGGAGGACAGCCCGCAGGCCGTCTTCCTGCACGACCTGCCGGCGCACCGCGGGGAGGACGTCACCGCCGAGGTGCTGGACGGCCCCCGCAGCCTCGCCTTCGACCAGGCGGAGAACAAGCTGTACGCGGCGATGGCCGTACTGGAATGGTGCGCCGGACGGCGCTGATCCGTAGCAGGTCCACAAGAAGGCAACCATTCACACGGCACGCAGAACAAGGTTGGTGGCCTGTGGCACACTCCTGGTCAGAAATTCAGTGCACGCTCACCCGATGCGCACCCGGATCCTGTGATTCCGCCAGGTTCTTCGAGCAGGCGTACCGGCTCTGGTACGAAGGACAGATCAGCCTCAGCATGGAAGCCGTCGCCAAGGCCACGCACGTCGGCCGCGGCCGGTGCCCCGAGGACTGCCGTCAACTGGCCCATGTCTGGCTGGCCTCGCGCCTCGCGACACTCCAGATGCCCTGCTCCGGCCAGCGCGTCCTCGACGCCGCCGGGCCCCTCGACGCGGCCCCCGCCGCCCGGCTGCGCGCCCTGGCGTACGCGACCCAGGCACGTCTGGACCTCACACGTGGGCGGCTCGACGAAGCCGTGGCCGCCGCCACGGACTGCCTGCGCGCCAATCGGCCGAACGGCAGGGGATGCCTGCGCGCGACCGCGCACATC encodes:
- a CDS encoding ornithine carbamoyltransferase, encoding MSIGAVRHLISTSDLTDTELAALAERGAEFSAGSVRGGRQLDGLVAGIYFLKTSTRTRTSFSTAALRLGAQIVTFGPGDLQTNTGETLADTADVLSRMLDLLVARTAGDPADLRTLAGQRRMAVVNAMTADEHPTQAVADLATLLRHFGRIEGLRICYLGEGNNTAAALALTLTRFKGVHLELRTPPGYGLSPATLRRATENAARSGATLVERHSMDERPAGFDVLYTTRWQTTGTSKADPDWRRAFAPFQVTSALWEDSPQAVFLHDLPAHRGEDVTAEVLDGPRSLAFDQAENKLYAAMAVLEWCAGRR